Proteins encoded together in one Neobacillus sp. FSL H8-0543 window:
- a CDS encoding sugar O-acetyltransferase: MKTEKEKMIAGEMYNPADPVLLKERDEARRKVRIYNQTLESEGEKRTKLLKELLGSTGEKLYIEPNIRFDYGYNTHVGENFYANFDCTILDVCEVRFGDNCMLAPGVQIYTATHPLNPTERNSGIEYAKPITFGNNVWIGGSAIINPGVTVGDNVVIASGAVVTKDVPDNVVVGGNPAKVIKLIEI, translated from the coding sequence ATGAAAACTGAAAAAGAAAAAATGATAGCAGGAGAAATGTATAACCCTGCTGACCCCGTATTATTAAAGGAACGGGATGAAGCGAGACGGAAGGTTAGGATATATAATCAAACTTTAGAATCTGAAGGAGAAAAGAGGACCAAATTATTAAAGGAATTACTCGGGTCAACTGGAGAAAAACTGTATATAGAGCCCAATATACGATTTGATTATGGTTATAACACACATGTAGGAGAAAACTTTTATGCAAACTTCGACTGCACCATTTTAGATGTTTGTGAAGTGCGTTTTGGAGATAACTGTATGCTTGCACCTGGAGTACAAATTTATACAGCAACACATCCTCTTAATCCGACTGAACGTAATTCAGGTATAGAATATGCAAAGCCGATTACATTTGGGAACAATGTATGGATTGGAGGAAGCGCAATTATAAACCCAGGAGTAACGGTAGGAGATAATGTTGTTATCGCATCAGGCGCAGTAGTTACTAAAGATGTACCAGATAATGTTGTAGTTGGCGGTAATCCTGCTAAAGTAATTAAACTGATTGAAATATAA
- the sdaAB gene encoding L-serine ammonia-lyase, iron-sulfur-dependent subunit beta has protein sequence MNMNVVPIKEKKVVNFKSCFDVIGPVMIGPSSSHTAGALSIGTVANKLFQGLPKKVVVKYYESFAETHKGHGTDFAIIAGILGFATDDSRVPSAIQIAESYGIDITFIEDSGDSPAGHPNTADVYLEDENRSIRTMGISVGGGLIEIKHIEVEGFSLNLQGPLPVIIAISEKDGLEFVLRRFFKQHHVEINHFHSMEKDGKYLYEFDLDSQVPSDVQRELRTLSDTATIIIL, from the coding sequence ATGAACATGAACGTAGTTCCTATTAAAGAAAAAAAAGTTGTTAATTTTAAAAGTTGTTTTGATGTGATTGGACCGGTTATGATAGGACCCTCGAGTTCGCATACTGCAGGTGCATTATCTATTGGAACCGTTGCTAATAAATTATTTCAAGGTCTTCCAAAAAAAGTTGTTGTAAAGTATTATGAATCATTTGCCGAAACCCATAAAGGACACGGAACAGATTTTGCAATTATTGCTGGTATATTAGGATTTGCTACCGATGATAGTAGAGTGCCTAGTGCTATTCAAATTGCAGAATCCTATGGGATTGACATTACCTTTATAGAAGATTCAGGTGATAGTCCTGCTGGTCACCCAAATACTGCAGATGTTTATCTAGAAGATGAAAATCGAAGTATTAGAACCATGGGTATTTCAGTTGGTGGTGGATTAATTGAAATCAAACATATTGAAGTTGAAGGGTTTAGCTTAAATCTTCAGGGGCCATTACCTGTTATTATAGCGATTTCTGAAAAAGATGGCCTTGAATTTGTCTTACGCAGGTTCTTTAAACAACATCATGTGGAAATTAACCACTTTCACAGTATGGAAAAGGACGGCAAATACCTATATGAATTTGATTTAGATTCTCAAGTACCTAGTGATGTTCAAAGAGAATTGAGAACTTTAAGCGATACAGCTACTATTATTATTCTTTAA
- a CDS encoding aromatic amino acid transport family protein has translation MHGNTARQLDYQSPISEQTLPDPKKWHKQDTTWALSLFGTAIGAGVLFLPINAGAGGLFSLLLITILALPVMYYSHRALAKMIYGAKNADEGITGVIREYFGNKASIVFNIVYFVSIYTIVLMYSVALTNTASSFMVNQLGMNEPPRAILSLALVLGLIAILNFGQDITVKVMSMLVYPFIVSLIFIAVSLIPQWNTSMLSFTSVDTAPTTGFGYLSMIVLILPIIVFSFNHSPIISSFVMKQRQTYGIDAVDAKSAQIQKVTYIMTFGVVMFFVWSSVLSLTPNDLVTAKEQNLSILSYLANELNSPLIAIAAPIIAFVAITKSFLGHYVGAYEVMRDMILGAAKARGKNVQEKTIKSIILVFVVLTCWYVAYSNPSILGLIDSLSGPLVAAILCVLPMYAISKVPVLAKYKGKLSNVFVIIVGLLTVLASLNSLF, from the coding sequence ATGCATGGAAATACAGCTAGGCAGCTTGATTATCAAAGTCCTATTTCAGAACAAACTTTACCAGATCCGAAAAAATGGCACAAACAAGATACCACCTGGGCATTGAGCCTTTTTGGAACAGCAATTGGAGCAGGCGTACTCTTCTTACCTATTAATGCAGGAGCAGGCGGTTTATTTTCATTACTATTGATTACTATACTTGCATTACCTGTTATGTACTACTCTCATAGAGCGCTTGCTAAAATGATATATGGTGCCAAAAATGCCGATGAGGGAATTACAGGTGTAATAAGAGAGTATTTCGGAAATAAGGCGAGTATAGTTTTTAACATAGTATATTTCGTTTCAATTTATACTATCGTGCTAATGTATTCAGTTGCACTAACAAACACTGCAAGTAGTTTCATGGTGAATCAATTGGGCATGAATGAGCCGCCAAGAGCTATTTTATCACTTGCATTAGTACTCGGTCTTATAGCTATACTAAATTTTGGTCAAGATATTACTGTTAAAGTAATGAGTATGCTAGTATATCCTTTTATCGTTTCGCTAATTTTTATCGCAGTATCTTTGATCCCACAATGGAATACGTCTATGCTTAGTTTTACAAGTGTTGACACTGCTCCTACAACAGGATTTGGGTATCTCAGTATGATAGTGTTGATTTTACCAATCATAGTATTCTCGTTTAATCATTCTCCGATTATCTCGTCATTTGTTATGAAACAGAGGCAAACATATGGAATAGATGCTGTTGATGCCAAAAGTGCTCAAATACAAAAGGTTACTTATATAATGACATTTGGTGTAGTTATGTTCTTTGTTTGGAGCAGCGTCTTGAGCTTGACACCAAATGACTTAGTAACAGCAAAAGAACAGAACTTGTCAATACTTTCGTATCTTGCAAATGAGCTTAATTCACCGCTAATTGCTATTGCAGCACCTATCATTGCCTTTGTAGCGATTACAAAGTCTTTCTTAGGCCATTATGTAGGAGCATATGAGGTTATGCGCGACATGATTCTTGGTGCAGCTAAAGCACGCGGTAAAAACGTACAAGAAAAAACAATTAAGTCAATTATCCTTGTGTTTGTTGTATTAACATGCTGGTATGTTGCATATTCAAATCCAAGTATTCTTGGACTTATCGATTCTCTTAGCGGTCCACTGGTTGCAGCTATACTATGTGTACTACCAATGTATGCGATTAGTAAAGTTCCTGTATTAGCTAAATACAAAGGGAAATTAAGCAACGTATTTGTTATTATTGTAGGTCTGCTTACTGTCTTAGCAAGCCTGAACTCATTATTCTAA
- a CDS encoding cupin domain-containing protein has translation MYYIPYGYQNQYRNPYYVNVPTYNYGTHPVYLPYPNEKEQVNRFNYLGTSKGYRTTLLKDYGPRPFAVNINEASIQNNTYRTALWTGPHLQVTLMSINVGEDIGLEIHPDTDQFLRIEQGQGIVKMGKNKNKLNFERNLTDDSAIMVPSGTWHNVINTGNTPLKLYSIYAPPHHPFGTVHITKEDAMAAEGGHRRGNGNTVVYGRTPDEWVQSFW, from the coding sequence ATGTACTATATCCCATATGGGTATCAAAATCAATATCGGAATCCTTATTATGTTAATGTACCTACGTATAACTATGGAACACATCCTGTTTATTTGCCTTATCCTAATGAGAAAGAGCAGGTAAACAGGTTTAATTATTTAGGCACTTCCAAAGGTTATAGAACTACCTTGCTAAAAGATTATGGGCCAAGACCATTTGCCGTTAATATTAATGAAGCATCAATTCAAAATAATACGTACCGAACTGCTTTATGGACGGGACCACATTTGCAAGTGACGTTAATGAGCATTAATGTTGGTGAAGATATTGGATTAGAAATACATCCAGATACTGATCAATTCTTACGGATTGAACAAGGTCAAGGTATAGTAAAAATGGGTAAGAATAAAAATAAATTAAACTTTGAACGAAATCTCACCGATGATTCGGCCATCATGGTACCTTCTGGAACATGGCATAATGTAATTAATACAGGAAATACTCCTTTAAAACTTTACTCGATATATGCTCCGCCTCATCATCCATTTGGTACTGTTCATATTACCAAAGAGGATGCTATGGCTGCAGAAGGAGGTCATAGGCGTGGTAATGGAAATACCGTTGTTTATGGCAGAACCCCGGATGAATGGGTACAGAGTTTTTGGTAA
- a CDS encoding efflux RND transporter permease subunit → MKGLVNFVLQNKLAVWLLTIIITVSGIYSGTRMNMETIPDISIPYLMVMDVYPGATPEKVMEDVSKPLEKAIENLEGVKSVYSNSNANMASLQVEYEYGEDMDEANRALKSALEAVKLPEGAQEPIITAISMNMMPVVALSISSTTEDIVELTSTVEEVILPKIEKIDGVASATITGQHIEEVELTYNDAKMAELGLTEDTVKQMIQASDLAVSLGLYEFEQGEQAVAIDGKFMTADELKGMLIPVTPSETQPIPFVKLSDIAAVEVVGRVQSVSRTNGEDSITIQIVKGQQANTVDVVNSVKDLIEEQEEKIDGLVIDVSLDQGAPIEESVKTMIEKALFGGLIAVLIILLFLRDFKSTIISIVSIPVSIFMALLLLNWLDITLNIMTLGAITVAIGRVIDDSIVVVENIYRRLHLKNEKLTGRALVREATIEMFKPILSSTLVTVAVFAPLIFVGGMVGELFMPFALTMTFALGASLIVAITIVPALSHFLFKKKLYSEKTESSHKEAGKLANWYKGVLGWTLNHKVVTSVIAIVLLAGSLALTPLIGFSFMGSEEEKVMYLTYTPKAGELMEDTLANIEAVEEELLKREDIDIVQLSVMEDGDPMAAMMGGGGSGALMYLIFDPEMEDFPGAREEIEEYVFNIGQTGEWKTQNFTAMSMSTNEVSYTFYSEDLDKLNDAVKMVEGVMSKNDGLEDVSSSAEDAFVEYTFNVEQDELLQYGLTTGQIVMMLSPAHTQDILTTVEKDGNELEVIVQQEQAAQPKSIDDILAKQVQTALGTTMPLSELVTVEKGTTLNTLARSKGEYYATVSGTILGDDISKATSEVEKAIDKLELPKGVTIGVAGVQADMDETFTQLGMAMLAAIAIVYFILVVTFREGVAPFAILFSLPFAVIGSFVGLLIAGETISVSVMMGLLMLIGIVVTNAIVLVDRIIHMERDGLTMREAVLEAGATRLRPILMTALATIGALIPLAIGTGGGGLISKGLGITVIGGLASSTLLTLIVVPIVYEILSKIFKKNRREVEEN, encoded by the coding sequence GTGAAGGGTTTAGTCAATTTTGTCCTGCAAAATAAATTAGCCGTATGGCTGCTAACAATTATCATTACGGTGTCTGGTATTTACTCAGGTACACGAATGAATATGGAGACGATTCCTGATATTTCAATTCCTTACTTAATGGTCATGGATGTATATCCTGGTGCTACTCCTGAAAAGGTAATGGAGGATGTTTCCAAACCTTTGGAAAAAGCAATTGAAAATCTTGAAGGTGTAAAATCCGTCTATTCAAATTCCAATGCGAACATGGCAAGTCTGCAAGTGGAATATGAATATGGTGAAGATATGGACGAGGCGAATCGTGCCTTAAAGTCCGCTTTAGAGGCAGTGAAATTACCTGAAGGTGCACAGGAGCCAATCATTACAGCGATTAGCATGAACATGATGCCTGTTGTTGCGCTTAGTATTAGTAGTACAACAGAGGATATTGTTGAATTAACATCAACAGTAGAGGAAGTTATCCTTCCAAAAATCGAGAAAATTGATGGTGTTGCTTCTGCAACCATCACAGGTCAACATATTGAAGAAGTAGAACTTACGTATAATGATGCAAAAATGGCTGAACTTGGTTTAACGGAAGATACAGTGAAGCAAATGATTCAAGCGAGTGATCTGGCGGTTTCATTAGGACTCTACGAATTTGAACAAGGTGAACAAGCTGTAGCAATCGACGGCAAGTTCATGACCGCTGATGAATTAAAGGGAATGCTTATTCCTGTAACACCATCAGAAACACAACCTATCCCATTCGTAAAACTTAGCGATATCGCTGCCGTTGAAGTAGTCGGCAGAGTACAATCGGTATCTCGTACAAACGGTGAAGATTCTATAACTATTCAAATCGTTAAAGGTCAACAAGCCAACACAGTTGATGTTGTAAACAGTGTGAAGGATCTGATCGAAGAACAAGAGGAAAAAATTGATGGCCTTGTCATTGATGTATCACTTGACCAGGGAGCACCAATTGAAGAATCGGTTAAAACAATGATTGAAAAAGCATTATTTGGCGGATTAATTGCCGTATTAATTATTCTTTTATTCTTACGTGACTTTAAATCAACGATTATTTCAATCGTGTCTATTCCAGTTTCAATTTTCATGGCATTATTGCTATTAAACTGGTTGGATATTACATTAAATATTATGACGCTGGGCGCGATTACAGTTGCCATTGGCCGTGTAATTGATGACTCCATCGTAGTTGTTGAAAATATATACCGTCGTCTTCATTTGAAAAATGAGAAATTAACAGGTCGTGCGCTTGTGCGTGAAGCGACGATTGAAATGTTCAAACCAATACTATCGTCTACATTAGTAACGGTTGCGGTATTCGCGCCACTTATCTTTGTTGGCGGAATGGTCGGGGAACTATTCATGCCGTTTGCCTTAACGATGACGTTTGCACTTGGTGCATCACTAATTGTGGCAATCACGATCGTACCGGCATTATCACACTTCTTATTTAAGAAAAAGCTATATAGCGAAAAAACAGAAAGCAGCCATAAAGAGGCTGGCAAGTTAGCTAACTGGTACAAAGGAGTTCTTGGCTGGACACTTAACCATAAAGTAGTTACTTCAGTTATCGCAATTGTTTTATTAGCTGGAAGTTTGGCGTTGACGCCATTAATCGGTTTTAGTTTTATGGGCAGTGAAGAAGAAAAGGTAATGTACTTAACCTATACGCCTAAAGCGGGCGAGTTAATGGAAGATACATTAGCAAACATTGAAGCGGTTGAAGAGGAATTACTTAAACGCGAAGATATTGATATTGTTCAATTATCTGTAATGGAAGATGGCGACCCGATGGCAGCAATGATGGGTGGCGGAGGAAGCGGTGCATTAATGTACTTAATCTTTGATCCTGAAATGGAGGACTTCCCAGGTGCTCGCGAAGAAATTGAAGAATATGTGTTCAACATTGGCCAAACAGGTGAATGGAAGACCCAGAACTTCACTGCAATGTCGATGTCAACAAATGAAGTGAGTTATACCTTCTACAGTGAAGATTTAGATAAACTAAATGACGCTGTAAAAATGGTAGAAGGCGTTATGAGTAAAAATGACGGCTTGGAAGACGTATCATCAAGTGCAGAGGATGCATTCGTTGAGTATACATTCAATGTAGAACAAGATGAGTTACTGCAGTATGGATTAACAACGGGTCAAATCGTGATGATGTTAAGCCCTGCACACACACAAGATATATTAACAACAGTTGAAAAAGACGGTAACGAATTAGAAGTAATTGTCCAACAAGAGCAAGCAGCACAACCAAAGTCAATTGACGATATTTTAGCTAAACAAGTACAGACAGCACTTGGTACAACAATGCCGCTTTCTGAGCTTGTTACAGTTGAAAAAGGAACAACTCTAAACACACTGGCACGTAGTAAAGGTGAATACTACGCAACCGTTTCAGGAACCATCCTTGGGGATGATATTTCAAAAGCAACCTCAGAAGTAGAAAAGGCCATTGATAAATTAGAGTTACCTAAAGGTGTTACAATCGGCGTTGCTGGTGTCCAGGCGGATATGGATGAGACATTTACACAGCTTGGTATGGCGATGCTTGCGGCAATCGCAATTGTGTACTTTATCCTGGTTGTAACCTTCCGTGAAGGTGTCGCACCATTTGCGATTCTATTCTCATTACCATTTGCGGTCATTGGTTCATTTGTCGGACTATTAATCGCAGGTGAAACCATCTCTGTATCTGTTATGATGGGTCTACTGATGTTAATCGGTATCGTTGTAACGAATGCCATTGTACTAGTAGACAGGATCATTCATATGGAACGCGATGGTCTGACAATGCGTGAAGCAGTTCTAGAAGCTGGAGCAACACGTCTTCGCCCAATCCTAATGACAGCACTGGCAACAATCGGTGCATTAATTCCATTAGCTATTGGCACAGGCGGTGGCGGCTTAATCTCGAAAGGTCTAGGTATTACCGTAATCGGTGGTTTAGCAAGTTCAACCTTATTAACATTAATTGTTGTACCAATCGTTTATGAAATACTATCTAAGATTTTCAAGAAAAACCGTAGAGAAGTTGAAGAAAACTAA
- a CDS encoding PAS domain-containing protein has protein sequence MDNELFRHYQNIMNYFGEILGSNYEFVLHVLNPNGGSHIGHIVNGDLSGRSLNGPLTNYAKKLISEKVYLNKEHVVAYVGEGPRGKKFRSSTLFIKDREGQLQGLLCINFDADAYRKVAKDILKLANLSLDIEHFEKGTDQEQPVEKLTDNIRNIIHTVIDKDILESGAQLSPEQKRLAISKLKENGVFEIKGTINEVAEIMGMSESSVYRYHQMISRNEKYLTSNQNN, from the coding sequence TTGGATAATGAACTATTTCGACACTATCAAAATATAATGAATTACTTCGGGGAAATTTTGGGATCTAATTATGAATTTGTATTACATGTTTTAAATCCTAATGGAGGTTCTCATATCGGTCACATAGTCAACGGGGACTTAAGTGGAAGATCTTTAAATGGCCCATTAACTAACTATGCAAAAAAATTAATCAGCGAAAAGGTATATTTAAATAAGGAACATGTTGTAGCTTATGTTGGAGAAGGACCACGAGGTAAAAAATTTCGTTCATCAACTTTGTTTATAAAAGATCGTGAAGGTCAATTACAAGGTCTTTTATGTATAAATTTTGATGCGGATGCCTATAGGAAGGTCGCAAAGGATATATTAAAATTAGCCAATCTAAGCTTAGATATAGAGCATTTCGAAAAGGGAACTGATCAGGAACAACCTGTAGAAAAACTTACCGATAATATTCGTAATATCATTCATACAGTAATAGATAAAGATATATTGGAATCTGGTGCTCAGTTATCACCTGAACAAAAGAGACTTGCTATTTCAAAATTAAAAGAAAATGGAGTATTTGAAATTAAAGGGACAATAAATGAAGTGGCTGAAATAATGGGAATGTCGGAGTCAAGTGTTTATCGTTATCATCAAATGATATCACGCAACGAAAAGTATCTCACATCGAACCAGAACAATTGA
- a CDS encoding AIM24 family protein, producing MNRYSIEEFIKKTEQVDKGEGFFELETPRLLEVNLDGQVWAKAGSMVAYHGQMKFVREGILEHGLGTAFKKALTGEGASLMKANGKGKLYLADEGKKITILHLQNEAIYVNGNDLLAFEPAIKWNIKMMKRIAGMMAGGLFNVRCEGTGMIAITTHYEPLTLKVTPGKPIITDPNATVAWSGNLQPEFQTDVSLKTFLGRGSGESIQMRFEGEGFVVIQPYEEVYFKDKG from the coding sequence TTGAACAGATATTCCATTGAAGAGTTTATTAAAAAAACGGAGCAAGTGGATAAGGGTGAAGGTTTTTTTGAATTGGAGACACCCCGTCTGCTCGAGGTAAATCTTGACGGCCAGGTGTGGGCAAAAGCGGGGTCAATGGTTGCTTATCATGGTCAAATGAAGTTTGTCCGTGAAGGAATTTTGGAGCATGGGCTTGGAACGGCATTTAAAAAGGCACTAACGGGTGAAGGTGCTTCATTAATGAAAGCCAATGGCAAGGGAAAATTATACCTTGCAGACGAAGGTAAAAAAATTACTATCCTTCACCTGCAAAATGAAGCGATTTATGTAAACGGAAATGACCTTCTTGCATTTGAACCAGCTATTAAATGGAATATCAAAATGATGAAACGGATTGCTGGTATGATGGCAGGCGGATTATTTAATGTTCGTTGTGAAGGGACGGGGATGATTGCGATTACCACTCATTATGAACCGTTGACATTAAAGGTTACTCCAGGTAAACCAATTATTACCGACCCAAATGCAACGGTAGCGTGGTCCGGGAATCTGCAGCCAGAGTTTCAAACAGATGTCAGTTTGAAAACCTTCCTAGGAAGAGGAAGCGGTGAATCGATTCAAATGAGGTTTGAAGGTGAGGGTTTTGTAGTCATTCAGCCTTATGAAGAAGTCTATTTTAAGGATAAGGGTTAA
- a CDS encoding SDR family NAD(P)-dependent oxidoreductase — MQGKTAIITGGGSGFGRETAIKLAQRGANISVVDISNEQGEETVKLCKELGTDAIFVEADVSKVEDVKRYVSQTVEHFGKIDLFFNNAGISGSGVRTLDCSEEEFDAIVAVNLKGAFYGLKYVVNEMLKTGGGSIVNTASLGGIVGMPTLGPYSATKHGIVGLTKTIAGEYGRDNIRINAIAPGTNETPMVKAFPAEAIKAMGEAVPMGRLGQPHEVGNVVAFLLSDEASYIHGAVISIDGGSAAL, encoded by the coding sequence ATGCAAGGGAAAACAGCAATAATTACTGGTGGTGGAAGCGGATTCGGAAGAGAAACCGCTATAAAACTTGCTCAAAGGGGAGCAAATATTAGTGTTGTAGATATATCAAATGAACAAGGTGAAGAAACAGTAAAACTCTGTAAAGAATTAGGCACAGATGCAATTTTTGTTGAGGCAGATGTTAGTAAGGTAGAAGATGTTAAAAGATACGTATCTCAAACGGTGGAACACTTTGGAAAAATAGATTTATTTTTCAATAATGCGGGTATTTCTGGTTCAGGTGTACGCACATTAGATTGTTCAGAAGAAGAATTCGACGCAATCGTGGCTGTAAATTTAAAAGGTGCCTTTTATGGCTTGAAATATGTTGTTAATGAGATGTTAAAAACGGGTGGTGGTTCCATTGTTAATACTGCATCTTTAGGTGGTATTGTCGGAATGCCAACCTTGGGACCTTATTCAGCAACAAAACATGGAATTGTTGGATTAACAAAAACGATTGCTGGAGAATATGGAAGAGATAATATTCGAATTAATGCGATTGCTCCAGGTACTAACGAAACCCCAATGGTAAAAGCATTTCCAGCAGAAGCTATTAAAGCGATGGGTGAAGCAGTACCAATGGGTAGATTAGGTCAGCCACATGAAGTAGGAAATGTCGTTGCATTTCTACTAAGTGATGAAGCATCCTATATTCACGGAGCAGTGATTTCGATTGATGGTGGATCTGCAGCACTATAA
- a CDS encoding TetR/AcrR family transcriptional regulator, giving the protein MVKQQLIMEKALELFAKQGFEATSVQQITEHCGISKGAFYLSFKSKDELILALIDHFMIQVISDIDYTVKNTNSDELLYDFYFATFTSFHKHADFAKILIKEQMHSFNEELLSKMHYYDKLNEQVILSMIERLYGEEIQPIKYDLIYCIKGFMSTYSQLFLFFNVPLDLNLLAQSLVEKTNLLARHTTIPFISEDLIKMFKQPTNEEVTKEQIIELLEQKIEEIEELVEKESLILLKQHLLEPDLSPVIVRGLLENIRNHPHCKWISYVLRSYFHF; this is encoded by the coding sequence ATGGTTAAACAACAGTTAATTATGGAAAAGGCTTTAGAACTTTTTGCGAAGCAAGGTTTTGAAGCTACATCTGTTCAGCAAATAACAGAACATTGCGGTATTTCCAAAGGTGCTTTCTACTTATCGTTCAAGTCAAAGGATGAATTAATTTTAGCGCTGATTGATCACTTTATGATTCAAGTCATCTCAGACATTGACTATACAGTCAAGAATACAAATAGTGATGAACTTTTATATGATTTTTATTTTGCAACATTTACTTCTTTTCATAAGCATGCTGACTTTGCCAAAATTCTTATTAAGGAACAAATGCATTCTTTTAATGAGGAACTCCTTTCAAAAATGCATTACTATGATAAGCTAAATGAGCAAGTTATCTTATCGATGATTGAACGATTGTACGGCGAAGAGATTCAACCGATAAAATATGATTTAATTTATTGTATAAAAGGCTTTATGAGCACCTATTCACAGTTATTTCTATTCTTTAATGTACCATTAGATCTGAACTTATTGGCTCAATCGCTTGTGGAAAAAACAAATTTACTCGCGAGGCATACGACTATTCCCTTCATTTCCGAAGACCTTATCAAAATGTTCAAGCAGCCTACGAACGAGGAAGTCACGAAGGAACAGATTATTGAACTCCTGGAACAAAAGATAGAGGAAATTGAGGAACTGGTTGAAAAAGAATCATTAATTTTACTCAAACAACATTTACTCGAACCGGATTTGAGTCCTGTTATTGTGAGAGGTTTACTAGAAAATATTCGGAACCACCCGCATTGCAAATGGATTTCTTATGTACTGCGGAGTTACTTTCATTTTTAA
- the sdaAA gene encoding L-serine ammonia-lyase, iron-sulfur-dependent, subunit alpha, translating to MYMSIQEIVDAANNRQKPIYQLAIEQEMEITKASYEEIWSKMEKNLVTMENAVKRSIEGNGVFSPTGLTGGDAVKIKKYRENGKTLSGDWMMFGVQSAFGVNEVNSAMGVICATPTAGASGTIPGVLFSIKDTLQLSHEETVHFLFTSALFGMVVANNACISGAFGGCQAEVGSASAMAAAAAVEASGGTPQQSSEAFATALQNLLGLVCDPVAGLVEIPCVKRNAVGTANALVAADIALAGVTNVINADETIEAMYRVGKQMPRELRETGLGGIAATPTGIAIKNKIFGEKKDNKFI from the coding sequence ATGTACATGTCCATACAGGAAATCGTAGATGCAGCGAATAATAGACAAAAGCCAATTTATCAATTAGCGATCGAGCAGGAAATGGAGATAACCAAAGCCTCTTACGAAGAGATTTGGAGTAAAATGGAAAAAAACTTGGTTACTATGGAAAATGCCGTAAAGAGAAGTATTGAGGGCAACGGAGTATTTTCTCCAACTGGTTTAACCGGAGGGGATGCTGTGAAAATAAAAAAATACCGCGAGAACGGAAAAACCCTTTCTGGGGATTGGATGATGTTCGGGGTACAAAGCGCTTTCGGTGTTAATGAAGTTAACTCAGCGATGGGGGTCATATGTGCAACTCCAACAGCAGGTGCGAGTGGAACGATTCCAGGAGTACTATTTAGTATTAAAGATACGTTACAGTTAAGTCATGAAGAAACAGTCCATTTTCTATTCACTTCAGCTTTATTTGGAATGGTAGTAGCGAATAATGCTTGTATTTCCGGAGCATTTGGAGGTTGTCAAGCTGAAGTAGGCAGTGCCTCGGCAATGGCCGCAGCAGCAGCAGTAGAAGCTTCCGGAGGAACTCCACAGCAATCTTCTGAAGCATTCGCAACCGCATTACAAAACTTACTCGGACTAGTTTGTGATCCAGTTGCAGGTTTAGTAGAAATACCCTGTGTAAAAAGAAATGCTGTTGGAACGGCCAATGCATTAGTAGCAGCAGACATTGCATTAGCAGGCGTAACCAACGTCATCAATGCTGACGAAACAATTGAAGCGATGTATCGAGTAGGAAAACAAATGCCTCGTGAATTAAGAGAGACCGGTTTAGGTGGAATTGCAGCTACTCCTACTGGAATTGCTATTAAAAACAAGATCTTCGGAGAAAAGAAAGATAATAAGTTTATATAA